In one Chloroflexota bacterium genomic region, the following are encoded:
- a CDS encoding DNA-binding response regulator, producing the protein MLDPVYPPIPEARILVVDDEATPRMANTRALNLMGYKADAAASGAQA; encoded by the coding sequence TTGCTGGACCCTGTATATCCGCCGATTCCTGAAGCGCGGATTTTGGTGGTGGATGACGAAGCGACGCCGCGGATGGCCAACACGCGGGCGTTGAATCTGATGGGGTACAAGGCCGACGCCGCGGCATCAGGCGCGCAGGCG